The following coding sequences are from one Streptomyces sp. NBC_01294 window:
- the aroC gene encoding chorismate synthase: MSRLRWLTAGESHGPALVATLEGLPAGVPVTTELVADHLARRRLGYGRGARMKFEQDEITFLGGVRHGLSLGSPVAVMVGNSEWPKWETVMSADPVDPSLLKDTGRNAPLTRPRPGHADLAGMQKYGFDEARPILERASARETAARVALGAIARSFIKEVAGIEIVSHVVELAAAKAPYGVYPTPADVEKLDADPVRCLDADASKAMVAEIDQAHKDGDTLGGVVEVLAYGVPVGLGSHVHWDRRLDARLAAALMGIQAIKGVEVGDGFELARVPGSKAHDEIVSTPEGLRRTSGRSGGTEGGLTTGELLRVRAAMKPIATVPRALATVDVATGEATVAHHQRSDVCAVPAAGIVAEAMVALVLADAVVEKFGGDSVPETRRNVQAYLDNLQIR; the protein is encoded by the coding sequence TTGAGCAGGTTGCGTTGGCTGACCGCCGGGGAGTCGCACGGACCGGCACTGGTGGCGACGCTGGAGGGCCTTCCCGCCGGCGTCCCGGTCACGACCGAGCTGGTGGCCGACCACCTGGCCCGGCGCCGGCTCGGCTATGGCCGCGGTGCCCGGATGAAGTTCGAGCAGGACGAGATCACCTTCCTGGGCGGCGTCCGGCACGGCCTGTCGCTGGGTTCCCCCGTGGCCGTCATGGTCGGCAACAGCGAGTGGCCCAAGTGGGAGACCGTCATGTCGGCCGACCCGGTCGACCCCTCGCTGCTCAAGGACACCGGCCGCAACGCGCCGTTGACCCGTCCGCGACCCGGCCACGCCGACCTCGCGGGCATGCAGAAGTACGGCTTCGACGAGGCCCGGCCGATCCTGGAGCGCGCCAGCGCCCGGGAGACCGCCGCCCGCGTCGCGCTCGGCGCGATCGCCCGCTCCTTCATCAAGGAGGTCGCGGGCATCGAGATCGTCTCGCACGTGGTGGAACTGGCCGCGGCCAAGGCCCCGTACGGCGTCTACCCGACCCCGGCCGACGTGGAGAAGCTCGACGCCGACCCGGTGCGCTGCCTCGACGCCGACGCGAGCAAGGCGATGGTCGCGGAGATCGACCAGGCCCACAAGGACGGCGACACCCTCGGCGGCGTCGTCGAGGTGCTGGCGTACGGCGTCCCGGTCGGCCTCGGCTCGCACGTCCACTGGGACCGCCGGCTCGACGCCCGCCTCGCCGCCGCCCTCATGGGCATCCAGGCCATCAAGGGAGTCGAGGTCGGCGACGGCTTCGAGCTCGCCCGCGTGCCCGGCTCCAAGGCGCACGACGAGATCGTCTCCACCCCCGAGGGCCTCCGGCGCACCTCCGGCCGCTCCGGCGGCACCGAGGGCGGCCTGACCACCGGCGAACTGCTGCGCGTACGGGCCGCGATGAAGCCCATCGCGACCGTCCCGCGCGCCCTCGCGACCGTCGACGTGGCGACCGGTGAGGCGACGGTGGCCCACCACCAGCGCTCCGACGTGTGCGCCGTGCCGGCCGCCGGCATCGTCGCCGAGGCCATGGTGGCCCTCGTGCTGGCCGACGCCGTCGTCGAGAAGTTCGGCGGCGACTCGGTCCCCGAGACCCGCCGCAACGTCCAGGCCTACCTCGACAACCTGCAGATCCGGTGA
- a CDS encoding shikimate kinase has product MGSGKSTVGALLAERLGVPYRDTDADIVAAEGREISDLFVDEGEPYFRALERQAVAAAVAEHTGVLALGGGAVLDEGTRGLLTGLPVAYLSMDVEEAVRRVGLGAARPLLAVNPRRQWRELMDARRPLYTEVARVVVATDDRTPEEVAQAVLDALELKDV; this is encoded by the coding sequence ATGGGGTCCGGCAAGTCCACGGTGGGGGCGCTGCTCGCCGAGCGGCTCGGCGTCCCCTACCGGGACACGGACGCCGACATCGTCGCGGCCGAGGGCCGGGAGATCTCCGACCTCTTCGTCGACGAGGGCGAGCCGTACTTCCGCGCCCTGGAGCGGCAGGCGGTCGCCGCCGCCGTCGCCGAGCACACCGGAGTCCTTGCCCTCGGCGGCGGCGCCGTCCTCGACGAGGGCACCCGCGGGCTGCTGACCGGCCTGCCCGTCGCCTACCTGTCGATGGACGTCGAGGAAGCCGTACGGCGCGTGGGCCTCGGCGCCGCGCGCCCGCTGCTCGCCGTCAACCCGCGCCGCCAGTGGCGCGAGCTGATGGACGCCCGGCGCCCCCTGTACACCGAAGTCGCGCGCGTCGTGGTGGCCACCGACGACCGCACCCCCGAAGAGGTCGCCCAGGCGGTCCTCGACGCTCTGGAGTTGAAGGACGTATGA
- the aroB gene encoding 3-dehydroquinate synthase has product MTDQVTRIQVGASAGHDAYDVLVGQQLLGELGSLIGTKAQRVAVIHPEALASTGEALRDDLAEQGYEAIAIQVPNAEEAKTIEVAAYCWKALGQSGFTRTDVIVGVGGGATTDLAGFVAASWLRGVRWVAVPTTVLAMVDAAVGGKTGINTAEGKNLVGAFHPPAGVLCDLAALDSLPVNDYVSGLAEIIKAGFIADPVILDLIEADPQAARTPAGPHTAELIVRSIQVKADVVSSDLKESGLREILNYGHTLAHAIEKNERYKWRHGAAVSVGMVFAAELGRLAGRLDDATADRHKAVLASVGLPLTYRGDQWPKLLQTMQVDKKSRGNLLRFIVLDGLGKPTVLEGPDPAHLIAAYGEVSA; this is encoded by the coding sequence ATGACAGACCAGGTGACGCGGATCCAGGTCGGCGCGAGCGCCGGACACGACGCGTACGACGTGCTGGTCGGGCAGCAGCTGCTCGGCGAGCTCGGCTCCCTGATCGGTACGAAGGCCCAGCGGGTCGCCGTGATCCACCCCGAGGCGCTGGCCTCGACCGGTGAGGCGCTGCGCGACGACCTGGCCGAGCAGGGCTACGAGGCGATCGCCATCCAGGTGCCGAACGCCGAAGAGGCCAAGACCATCGAGGTCGCCGCCTACTGCTGGAAGGCCCTCGGCCAGTCCGGCTTCACCCGCACCGACGTCATCGTCGGCGTCGGCGGCGGAGCCACCACCGACCTCGCGGGGTTCGTGGCGGCGAGCTGGCTGCGCGGGGTGCGCTGGGTCGCCGTACCGACCACCGTCCTCGCGATGGTGGACGCGGCCGTCGGCGGCAAGACCGGCATCAACACCGCCGAGGGCAAGAACCTCGTCGGCGCCTTCCACCCGCCGGCCGGTGTGCTCTGCGACCTGGCGGCGCTGGACTCGCTGCCGGTCAACGACTACGTCAGCGGCCTCGCCGAGATCATCAAGGCCGGATTCATCGCCGACCCGGTGATCCTCGACCTGATCGAGGCGGACCCGCAGGCGGCCCGTACGCCCGCCGGCCCGCACACCGCCGAGCTGATCGTGCGCTCCATCCAGGTCAAGGCCGACGTCGTCTCCAGCGACCTCAAGGAGTCCGGACTCCGCGAGATCCTGAACTACGGCCACACCCTCGCGCACGCCATCGAGAAGAACGAGCGCTACAAGTGGCGGCACGGCGCGGCCGTGTCGGTCGGCATGGTCTTCGCGGCCGAACTCGGCCGCCTCGCGGGCCGGCTGGACGACGCGACGGCCGACCGGCACAAGGCGGTGCTCGCCTCGGTCGGGCTGCCGCTGACCTACCGCGGCGACCAGTGGCCCAAGCTGCTGCAGACCATGCAGGTCGACAAGAAGTCCCGTGGCAACCTGCTGCGGTTCATCGTCCTCGACGGGCTGGGCAAGCCGACCGTCCTGGAGGGTCCCGACCCGGCCCACCTGATCGCCGCCTACGGCGAGGTGTCGGCGTGA
- the aroQ gene encoding type II 3-dehydroquinate dehydratase, whose protein sequence is MSRPVLVLNGPNLGRLGSREPDVYGATSYAGLVESCRALGEELGFDVEVRETNDEGELIRWLHEAADGKIPVVINPGAFTHYSYGMRDAAAQRTAPLIEVHISNPYAREEFRHTSVIAAVATGTVAGFGIGSYRLALRALADEIAG, encoded by the coding sequence GTGAGCCGCCCCGTACTCGTGCTGAACGGCCCGAACCTGGGCCGGCTCGGCTCGCGCGAGCCCGACGTGTACGGTGCCACCTCGTACGCGGGACTCGTGGAGAGCTGCCGCGCGCTGGGCGAGGAGCTCGGCTTCGACGTCGAGGTCCGCGAGACCAACGACGAGGGCGAGCTGATCCGGTGGCTGCACGAGGCGGCGGACGGGAAGATCCCCGTGGTCATCAACCCGGGGGCCTTCACGCACTACTCGTACGGAATGCGGGACGCGGCCGCGCAGCGCACGGCGCCGCTGATCGAGGTGCACATCTCGAACCCGTACGCCCGCGAGGAGTTCCGGCACACCTCCGTCATCGCCGCGGTGGCGACCGGGACGGTGGCGGGCTTCGGTATCGGTTCGTACCGGCTGGCGCTGCGCGCACTGGCGGACGAGATCGCCGGCTGA
- a CDS encoding AAA family ATPase, protein MQQGVGGAGWGQPGPHPAAPPQPPIPPAQGWPGSPPPQSPHQPQHQPQHQPPHQPPPPQVAPPVPEATGHIPLPPAVAGTGGAVLAVLLIGPAGAGKTTVARHWASSRPVATAHISLDDVREWVCSGFADPQAGWNEHSEAQYRLARRTCGFAARNYLANGISCILDDAVFPDRPVVGLGGWKRHVGPTLLPVVLLPGLEIVLERNAARSGNRRLSDEEVARIHGRMAGWYGSGLPIIDNSHLDVEGTARALDEVLARAMATPQSW, encoded by the coding sequence ATGCAGCAAGGAGTGGGGGGCGCGGGCTGGGGACAGCCGGGACCGCACCCGGCGGCGCCGCCGCAGCCGCCGATACCCCCGGCGCAGGGCTGGCCGGGTTCGCCCCCGCCGCAGTCCCCCCACCAGCCGCAGCACCAGCCGCAGCACCAGCCCCCGCACCAGCCCCCGCCTCCGCAGGTGGCGCCGCCGGTACCGGAGGCCACCGGGCACATCCCGCTGCCGCCCGCGGTGGCGGGGACCGGTGGGGCCGTCCTCGCCGTGCTGCTGATCGGCCCGGCCGGCGCCGGGAAGACCACCGTCGCCCGGCACTGGGCGAGCAGCCGGCCGGTGGCTACCGCCCACATCAGCCTGGACGACGTCCGCGAGTGGGTCTGCTCCGGCTTCGCGGACCCGCAGGCGGGCTGGAACGAGCACTCCGAGGCCCAGTACCGGCTCGCCCGCCGCACCTGCGGTTTCGCCGCCCGCAACTACCTCGCGAACGGGATCTCCTGCATCCTGGACGACGCCGTCTTCCCCGACCGGCCCGTGGTGGGCCTGGGCGGCTGGAAGCGGCACGTCGGCCCCACGCTGCTGCCGGTGGTGCTCCTGCCCGGTCTGGAGATCGTCCTGGAGCGGAACGCGGCCCGCTCCGGCAACCGCCGCCTCTCCGACGAGGAGGTCGCGCGGATCCACGGCCGGATGGCCGGCTGGTACGGCTCCGGCCTGCCGATCATCGACAACTCCCACCTCGACGTCGAGGGCACCGCCCGCGCCCTCGACGAGGTCCTGGCGCGCGCGATGGCGACACCGCAGAGCTGGTAG
- a CDS encoding aminopeptidase P family protein: MSDVYAARRGLLRDRCAAAGNSAALITRPANVRYLTGASPLGAVLLVGPSEDLLFCAGVPTGEADEGRLDERLRVSVLGGPGGDPAVAAADMAASVRADSLAVEEHHLTVGRHRALRSVAPKLHLADLGTAVEQQRLVKDEEEIACLRIAAEIADQALGELLESILVGRTERHLALELERRLVDHGADGPAFPTSVGTGPHSGRSRHRPSDRRVEEGDFLSVCMGANYRGYRCEIGRTFVIGTSPADWQIELYDLVFTAQRAGREALVPGAAYRDVDHAARSVLDSAGHAEALAPSMGHGVGLEIDEDPQLAPTAMGKLDACVPVTVEPGVHLPGRGGVRIDDTLVVRPEADGGPELLTITTKELLAL; encoded by the coding sequence ATGTCAGACGTGTACGCCGCCCGCCGGGGCCTGCTTCGCGACCGATGCGCTGCTGCGGGGAACTCCGCCGCACTGATCACGCGTCCGGCGAACGTCCGCTACCTCACCGGGGCGTCCCCGCTCGGCGCCGTGCTGCTCGTCGGGCCCAGCGAGGACCTGCTCTTCTGCGCCGGCGTGCCCACCGGCGAGGCCGACGAGGGGCGCCTCGACGAGCGCCTGAGGGTCTCCGTCCTCGGGGGTCCCGGCGGGGACCCGGCCGTCGCGGCCGCCGACATGGCCGCCTCTGTACGGGCCGACTCGCTCGCCGTCGAGGAACACCACCTCACCGTCGGCCGGCACCGGGCCCTGCGCTCCGTGGCGCCCAAGCTGCACCTCGCCGACCTGGGGACCGCCGTGGAGCAGCAGCGCCTCGTCAAGGACGAGGAGGAGATCGCCTGCCTGCGGATCGCCGCCGAGATCGCCGACCAGGCCCTGGGCGAGCTGCTGGAGTCGATCCTCGTCGGCCGCACCGAACGGCACCTCGCCCTGGAGCTGGAGCGGCGGCTGGTCGACCACGGGGCGGACGGCCCCGCCTTCCCGACCTCCGTGGGCACGGGCCCGCACTCCGGACGCTCCCGGCACCGGCCCTCCGACCGCAGGGTGGAGGAGGGCGACTTCCTCTCGGTCTGCATGGGCGCCAACTACCGCGGCTACCGGTGCGAGATCGGCCGCACCTTCGTGATCGGCACCAGCCCCGCCGACTGGCAGATCGAGCTGTACGACCTGGTCTTCACGGCCCAGCGGGCCGGGCGCGAGGCGCTGGTGCCCGGCGCCGCGTACCGGGACGTGGACCACGCGGCACGTTCCGTCCTGGACTCCGCGGGCCACGCGGAAGCCCTCGCTCCGTCGATGGGACACGGCGTCGGCCTCGAAATCGACGAGGACCCGCAGCTTGCACCTACGGCAATGGGTAAACTGGACGCTTGCGTGCCGGTCACCGTCGAACCGGGGGTTCACCTCCCGGGCCGGGGAGGTGTCCGGATCGATGACACGCTCGTCGTGCGCCCCGAGGCGGACGGCGGTCCCGAGCTACTCACCATTACGACCAAGGAGCTGCTCGCGCTCTAG
- the efp gene encoding elongation factor P yields the protein MASTNDLKNGMVLKLDGGQLWSVVEFQHVKPGKGPAFVRTKLKSVMSGKVVDKTFNAGTKVETATIDRRDMQFSYMDGEYFVFMDMSTFDQLMVDKKAVGDAANFLIEGFTASVAQHEGEVLYVELPAAVELKIEHTDPGVQGDRSTGGTKPATLETGYEIQVPLFVTTGETVKVDTRTSDYLGRKSN from the coding sequence GTGGCTTCCACGAACGACCTCAAGAACGGCATGGTGCTGAAGCTCGACGGGGGCCAGCTCTGGTCCGTCGTCGAGTTCCAGCACGTCAAGCCCGGCAAGGGCCCGGCCTTCGTGCGCACCAAGCTGAAGAGCGTGATGTCCGGCAAGGTCGTCGACAAGACGTTCAACGCCGGCACGAAGGTCGAGACGGCCACCATCGACCGCCGTGACATGCAGTTCTCCTACATGGACGGCGAATACTTCGTCTTCATGGACATGTCCACCTTCGACCAGCTGATGGTGGACAAGAAGGCTGTCGGCGACGCCGCCAACTTCCTGATCGAGGGCTTCACCGCCTCCGTCGCCCAGCACGAGGGCGAGGTGCTCTACGTCGAGCTCCCGGCCGCGGTCGAGCTCAAGATCGAGCACACCGACCCGGGCGTCCAGGGCGACCGCTCCACCGGTGGCACCAAGCCCGCCACCCTGGAGACCGGCTACGAGATCCAGGTCCCGCTCTTCGTCACCACCGGCGAGACGGTCAAGGTCGACACCCGCACCAGCGACTACCTCGGCCGGAAGAGCAACTAA
- the nusB gene encoding transcription antitermination factor NusB, with protein MAARSNARKRAFQILFEADQRDVPVREVLADWIRHARSDDRQPPVSAFTMDLVEGYADKVNRIDDLIVTYAVDWELDRMPVADRNIVRLGAYELIWVDDTPDAVAIDEAVQLAKEFSTDESPSFVNGLLARFKDLKPSLRRSES; from the coding sequence GTGGCTGCTCGGAGCAATGCGCGCAAGCGCGCTTTTCAGATCCTTTTCGAGGCCGACCAGCGTGACGTGCCCGTTCGCGAGGTCCTCGCGGACTGGATCCGCCACGCGCGGTCGGACGACCGGCAGCCGCCGGTCAGCGCCTTCACGATGGATCTCGTCGAGGGGTACGCCGACAAGGTGAACCGCATCGACGACCTGATCGTCACCTACGCCGTGGACTGGGAGCTCGACCGCATGCCGGTCGCCGACCGGAACATCGTGCGGCTCGGCGCCTACGAGCTGATCTGGGTGGACGACACCCCGGACGCCGTGGCCATCGACGAGGCCGTCCAGCTGGCCAAGGAGTTCTCGACGGACGAGTCGCCCTCGTTCGTGAACGGGCTGCTGGCCCGCTTCAAGGACCTGAAGCCGAGCCTGCGGCGCAGCGAGAGCTGA
- the bldD gene encoding transcriptional regulator BldD, with translation MSSEYAKQLGAKLRAIRTQQGLSLHGVEEKSQGRWKAVVVGSYERGDRAVTVQRLAELADFYGVPVQELLPGTTPGGAAEPPPKLRLDLERLAGVPAEKAGPLQRYAATIQSQRGDYNGKVLSIRQDDLRTLAVIYDQSPSVLTEQLISWGVLDADARRAVAHEDI, from the coding sequence ATGTCCAGCGAATACGCCAAACAGCTCGGGGCCAAGCTCCGCGCCATCCGCACCCAGCAGGGCCTTTCCCTCCACGGTGTCGAGGAGAAGTCCCAGGGCCGTTGGAAGGCCGTGGTGGTCGGTTCCTACGAGCGCGGGGACCGCGCCGTGACCGTCCAGCGCCTTGCCGAGCTGGCGGACTTCTACGGGGTGCCGGTGCAGGAACTGCTGCCGGGCACGACTCCCGGCGGGGCTGCCGAGCCGCCGCCGAAGCTGCGTCTCGACCTGGAGCGCCTGGCGGGCGTCCCGGCCGAGAAGGCCGGCCCGCTGCAGCGATACGCGGCGACGATCCAGAGCCAGCGCGGCGACTACAACGGCAAGGTGCTGTCGATCCGCCAGGACGACCTGCGCACCCTGGCCGTCATCTACGACCAGTCCCCCTCGGTCCTGACCGAGCAGCTGATCAGCTGGGGCGTGCTGGACGCGGATGCCCGTCGCGCCGTGGCGCACGAGGACATCTGA
- the pyrR gene encoding bifunctional pyr operon transcriptional regulator/uracil phosphoribosyltransferase PyrR encodes MDTQQHADSMRPVLEAQDIARVLTRIAHEIVERAKGADDVVLLGIPTRGVYLARRLAAKLEEITGTKIPVGSLDITMYRDDLRMKPARAIGRTEIPGDDLDGRLVVLVDDVLFSGRTIRAALDALGDLGRPRAVQLAVLVDRGHRELPIRADYVGKNLPTSLRETVKVQLQEEDGRDAVLLGQRTAQAAGQ; translated from the coding sequence ATGGACACTCAGCAGCACGCCGATTCCATGCGCCCCGTACTCGAGGCGCAGGACATCGCACGGGTCCTGACCCGCATCGCCCACGAGATCGTCGAACGCGCCAAGGGCGCCGACGACGTGGTGCTCCTCGGCATTCCCACCCGCGGCGTCTACCTCGCCCGCAGGCTGGCCGCCAAGCTCGAAGAGATCACCGGCACCAAGATCCCGGTCGGTTCGCTCGACATCACCATGTACCGCGACGACCTGCGGATGAAGCCCGCCCGCGCGATCGGCCGCACCGAGATCCCCGGCGACGACCTCGACGGCCGCCTCGTCGTCCTCGTCGACGACGTGCTCTTCTCCGGCCGCACGATCCGCGCCGCCCTCGACGCCCTCGGCGACCTCGGCCGCCCCCGCGCCGTCCAGCTCGCGGTCCTCGTCGACCGCGGACACCGCGAACTGCCGATCCGCGCCGACTACGTCGGCAAGAACCTCCCCACGTCGCTGCGGGAGACGGTCAAGGTCCAGCTCCAGGAGGAGGACGGCCGTGACGCCGTGCTGCTCGGCCAGCGGACCGCCCAGGCAGCCGGGCAGTAG
- a CDS encoding aspartate carbamoyltransferase catalytic subunit, which produces MKRHLISAADLTRDDAVLILDTAEEMARVADRPIKKLPTLRGLTVVNLFFEDSTRTRISFEAAAKRLSADVINFSAKGSSVSKGESLKDTALTLEAMGADAVVIRHHASGAPYRLATSGWIDSAVVNAGDGTHEHPTQALLDAFTMRRRLVGRDAGLGKDLSGRRITIVGDILHSRVARSNVHLLHTLGAEVTLVAPPTLVPIGVESWPCEVSYSLDDVLPKSDAVMMLRVQRERMNAAFFPTEREYSRRYGLDGDRMAKMPEHAIVMHPGPMNRGMEITAQVADSDRCTAVEQVANGVSTRMAVLYLLLGGSEPAVTTTPAATRTEETK; this is translated from the coding sequence ATGAAGCGCCACCTCATCTCGGCCGCCGATCTCACGCGCGACGACGCCGTCCTGATCCTCGACACCGCCGAGGAGATGGCCCGCGTCGCGGACCGGCCGATCAAGAAGCTGCCCACCCTGCGCGGCCTCACCGTCGTCAACCTCTTCTTCGAGGACTCGACCCGCACCCGGATCTCCTTCGAGGCGGCCGCCAAGCGGCTCTCCGCCGACGTCATCAACTTCTCCGCCAAGGGTTCCTCCGTTTCCAAGGGCGAATCCCTGAAGGACACGGCGCTGACGCTGGAGGCCATGGGCGCCGACGCGGTCGTCATCCGCCACCACGCCTCCGGCGCCCCCTACCGGCTCGCGACCTCGGGCTGGATCGACTCCGCCGTCGTCAACGCGGGCGACGGCACCCACGAGCACCCCACCCAGGCCCTGCTGGACGCCTTCACCATGCGCCGCCGCCTGGTCGGCCGCGACGCCGGCCTCGGCAAGGACCTGTCGGGCCGCCGGATCACCATCGTCGGCGACATCCTGCACAGCCGCGTGGCCCGCTCCAACGTCCACCTGCTGCACACCCTCGGCGCCGAGGTCACCCTCGTGGCGCCGCCCACCCTCGTCCCGATCGGCGTCGAGTCCTGGCCGTGCGAGGTCTCGTACAGCCTCGACGACGTGCTGCCGAAGTCCGATGCGGTGATGATGCTGCGTGTGCAGCGCGAACGCATGAACGCGGCCTTCTTCCCGACCGAGCGCGAGTACTCCCGTCGCTACGGGCTCGACGGCGACCGCATGGCGAAGATGCCCGAGCACGCCATCGTGATGCACCCGGGCCCGATGAACCGCGGCATGGAGATCACCGCCCAGGTCGCCGACTCCGACCGCTGCACGGCCGTCGAGCAGGTCGCCAACGGCGTCTCCACCCGGATGGCCGTCCTGTACCTGCTGCTCGGAGGCTCCGAGCCCGCCGTCACCACCACCCCCGCCGCCACGCGCACCGAGGAGACCAAGTAA
- a CDS encoding dihydroorotase, which yields MSKILIRGAKVLGGEALDVLIDGETIAEVGRNLSAEGATVIEAEGQVLLPGLVDLHTHLREPGREDSETVLTGTRAAASGGYTAVFAMANTFPVADTAGVVEQVWRLGKESGYCDVQPIGAVTVGLEGKQLSELGAMHESAARVTVFSDDGKCVDDAVIMRRALEYVKAFGGVVAQHAQEPRLTEGAQMNEGVVSAELGLGGWPAVAEESIIARDVLLAEHVGSRVHICHLSTAGSVEIVRWAKSRGIDVTAEVTPHHLLLTDELVRSYNAVYKVNPPLRTERDVLALREALADGTIDIVATDHAPHPHEDKDCEWAAAAMGMVGLETALSVVQQTMVETGLLDWAGVAERMSFAPARIGSLENHGRPVSAGEPANLTLVDTSYRGVVDPAQFASRSRNTPYEGRELPGRVTHTFLRGRATVVDGKLA from the coding sequence ATGAGCAAGATCCTGATCCGTGGCGCGAAGGTACTCGGCGGCGAGGCGCTGGACGTCCTGATCGACGGCGAGACCATCGCCGAGGTCGGACGGAACCTGTCCGCCGAGGGCGCGACCGTCATCGAGGCCGAGGGCCAGGTCCTCCTGCCGGGCCTCGTCGACCTGCACACCCACCTGCGCGAGCCCGGCCGCGAGGACAGCGAGACCGTCCTCACCGGCACCCGCGCCGCCGCCTCCGGCGGCTACACCGCCGTGTTCGCCATGGCGAACACCTTCCCGGTCGCCGACACCGCCGGCGTCGTGGAGCAGGTCTGGCGCCTGGGCAAGGAGTCCGGCTACTGCGACGTGCAGCCCATCGGCGCCGTCACCGTCGGTCTGGAGGGCAAGCAGCTCTCCGAGCTGGGCGCCATGCACGAGTCCGCCGCCCGCGTCACCGTCTTCTCCGACGACGGCAAGTGCGTCGACGACGCCGTGATCATGCGCCGCGCCCTGGAGTACGTGAAGGCCTTCGGCGGCGTCGTCGCCCAGCACGCCCAGGAGCCCCGCCTCACCGAGGGCGCCCAGATGAACGAGGGCGTCGTCTCCGCCGAGCTGGGCCTCGGCGGCTGGCCGGCCGTCGCCGAGGAGTCGATCATCGCCCGCGACGTCCTGCTCGCCGAGCACGTCGGCTCCCGCGTCCACATCTGCCACCTCTCCACCGCCGGCTCCGTCGAGATCGTCCGCTGGGCCAAGTCCCGCGGCATCGACGTCACCGCCGAGGTCACCCCGCACCACCTCCTCCTCACCGACGAGCTCGTCCGCTCCTACAACGCGGTCTACAAGGTCAACCCGCCGCTGCGCACCGAGCGCGACGTGCTGGCCCTGCGCGAGGCGCTCGCCGACGGCACGATCGACATCGTCGCCACCGACCACGCCCCGCACCCGCACGAGGACAAGGACTGCGAGTGGGCCGCCGCCGCCATGGGCATGGTGGGCCTGGAGACCGCGCTCTCCGTCGTCCAGCAGACGATGGTGGAGACCGGACTGCTCGACTGGGCGGGCGTCGCCGAACGGATGTCCTTCGCTCCCGCGCGCATCGGCAGCCTGGAGAACCACGGCCGTCCCGTCTCGGCAGGTGAACCCGCGAACCTGACCTTGGTCGATACCTCGTACCGTGGTGTCGTGGACCCCGCACAATTCGCCTCCCGCAGCCGCAACACGCCTTACGAGGGCCGTGAGCTGCCGGGGCGCGTCACTCATACCTTCCTGCGGGGCCGGGCAACGGTCGTGGACGGGAAACTGGCGTGA
- a CDS encoding PH-like domain-containing protein, giving the protein MTPAVIQLAAEAAERQSAEVTSVGARIAWVIGLIVFIAFVYWLMRQGWKWRGALQSDLPELPAAPDGLPAHRLALTGRYHGSTTAGQWLDRIVAHGLGVRSRVELTLTDAGLDVVRPGATDFFVPAAQLRGARLDKGIAGKVLTEGGLLVVTWAHGDKLIDSGFRSDRAAEHAAWVEALNLMNSSITTEGAER; this is encoded by the coding sequence GTGACACCTGCAGTAATCCAACTGGCCGCCGAGGCCGCCGAACGACAGTCGGCGGAGGTGACCAGTGTCGGCGCCCGCATCGCGTGGGTGATCGGCCTGATCGTCTTCATCGCGTTCGTGTACTGGCTGATGCGGCAGGGCTGGAAATGGCGCGGCGCCCTGCAGAGCGATCTGCCGGAGCTGCCCGCCGCCCCCGACGGTCTCCCCGCGCACCGGCTGGCCCTGACCGGCCGGTACCACGGCTCCACCACCGCCGGGCAGTGGCTCGACCGGATCGTCGCCCACGGTCTGGGCGTCCGCAGCCGGGTCGAGCTCACGCTCACCGACGCGGGCCTGGACGTGGTCCGACCGGGGGCCACCGACTTCTTCGTACCGGCCGCGCAGCTGCGCGGCGCCCGCCTCGACAAGGGAATCGCGGGCAAGGTACTCACCGAGGGCGGTCTGCTCGTCGTCACATGGGCGCACGGCGACAAGCTGATCGACTCCGGATTCCGCTCCGACCGCGCGGCCGAACACGCCGCCTGGGTCGAAGCCCTCAATCTCATGAACTCATCCATCACGACGGAAGGCGCCGAACGATGA